CATAAGTTTATGGCGGAAGGAGAGCGAAATGAAAAGGCTAATCGGTATAATGGGCGCTTTGTGTGGCGTCGTATTACTCGCGGCGTGTGAAGAATCGCCGACGGAGCCCCCCAAGGCCGAGTCGGCATGGGTCTACGAGGGCCAGTGGGGCACCGTGGGTGAAGGGAACGGCGAATTCGTGGCCCCCACAGGCGTCGCGGTCGCCCGGGAGGGGAACGTTTACGTCGTCGATGACTTCAGCAACCGCGTGCAATACTTCACCCCCACCGGCTCGTTCCTCGGCAAGTGGGGGTCGCGCGGGTCCGGTAACGGCCAATTCATAGGACCGGAAGCCGTCGCAATAGCGTTCAACGGTAACGTCTACGTAGCCGAAGAGGGGAATCACCGCGTCCAGTACTTCACCTCGACGGGGAGCTTCCTCGGCAAGTGGGGTTCGCCCGGCTCGGGGCCGGTCCAGTTCAATTTACCCTCCGCCGTCGCCGTTGCCGCAAACGGCAACGTGTACGTTGGCGACGCGGGTGACAACCAGGTACTGTATTTCACTTCGACGGGGAGCTTGCTCGGCAAGTGGGGGTCGGAGGGGTCGGGCAACGGCCAGTTCGACGTCATCTTCGGCCTCGACGTAGCCCCTAACGGCAACGTTTACGTCCCGGACTATAACAACTCCCGCGTCCAATACTTCACCGCAACCGGTTCCTTCCTGGGTAAATGGGGCTCGCCCGGTACGGGCGACGGCCAATTCGGCAAGCCTATAGACGTCGTCGGCGGCCTCGGCCCGAACAGTATCGTCTACGTCGCCGATGACGACGAAAACCGCGTCCAATACTTCACCTCCACCGGCTCGTTCCTCGGCAAGTGGGGCTCGTGGGGCTCCGGCAACGGGGAATTCCAATACCCTGAAAGCGTAGATATGTCCAACGACTGTAAGCGCTTCTACGTAGTCGACGCCGGAAACGACCGCATCCAGTATTTCAAAAGGAGGGACTAGGCCGGCGCCCGCCTCCCTCGGCCGCGTGAAGGCGTTGTTTAGGTAAACAAGGGGCTTAAGCCCCTTGTCGCCGGCGCGTCGTCGGGTACGCGGCGTTGCGTAGGGGCGACCGGCATCCTCCGTGGCATCGGTTGTTACCAACCGACGCCTTATCCCGTCGTTTGGTTAACGGCGGGGCCGCCGCGTAAACGCGGCGTTGTAGGCGGGGGGCCGTGAGGTACCCCGGCGTGAACGCCGAGGCCTCGGCATATGTAGGGGCCGACCTTCGGGTAGGCCCTTTTCATATTTATATTTCGGGGATTAAACCGTGCCGGCGAGTTGCAGCCGGCGGCCGAAGTCGACCCTTTTCGTCGCGGCGCCTCGAGCGGGCCGCCGTTCCGAAAGCCGTAGGCGTATTTAAGACGTCGTAATTCTACTTGACGGATATCGCACGTATTTTATAATGAAAGGAGAAAGTTTTAACCGCCCTGATTTAGAGGGGAATGGCGTGTGGTCGGGAAGGCGGTAATTAAGGAAGAAAGAGGAGTCGCGCGCTTCGTCGCCCGGGACGGGCGGCGGGCGAGTCGTACCCGGGGCAGCCTTGGGGCCGCCGCGGGTTTCTTTACGTAAATTAGCGGCGCGATTTCCTGCCACGCCGACCGGGCAAGAGGAGGTTATATAATGAAGAGAGGATTAATTATCGTAGCCGTAGTGCTCGCGGCCGCCGGCGCGTACGCGGACTGGGTCTACGAAGGCCGGTGGGGCTCGGGAGGTTCGGGCAACGGCGAGTTCAAAGCGCCGTACGGTATTTCGGCGGCCCCGCGCGGCAGGGTGTACGTCGCCGATACGGGGAATAATCGGGTACAATATTTTACGCCCACCGGTTCTTTTGTCGGTAAGTGGGGTGCGGAAGGTAGCGGCGGGTTGGACCGACCCTCCGGGATCGGCGTATCCCGGAATGGCTACGTATACGTCGCCGATACCTACCACGACCGCGTGGGATGCTTCACGGCGGCGGGGTCTTTGCTGGGTATGTGGGGTTCTCGCGGATACGGCGACGGGGAATTCAGGCGCCCGTGGGGAGTCTTAGCGGTCGGGGACGACGTCTACGTCGTTGACAACCTTAACCACCGCGTCCAGTACTTCACGGCGCTGGGTTCCTTCCGGGGCAAGTGGGGTTCTATGGGTTCGGGCGACGGCGAGTTTACTAATCCCCACAACGTCGCCGTAACCGCCAACGGCAACATTTACGTCGTCGACACGGTCAATAACCGCGTCCAGTACTTCACCGCGAACGGTTCGTTCCTCGGCAAGTGGGGTGGGGGAGGCTCGCGCGACGGCGAGTTCTATTTCCCCGGCGGCGTCGGCATAGACTCGAGAGGTTACGTCTACGTAGCCGATACTTATAACCACCGCGTCCAGTATTTCACGCCGACGGGCTCGTTCCTCGGCAAGTGGGGTACGCGCGGCACCGGCAACGGCCAATTCATGTATCCGTGGGATATCGCCGTGGCGCCGGGCGGCGACAGGATATACGTCGTCTCGATGTTTCTATGCCGCGTCCAGTACTTCAAGTGGGTTAACGTTGACTTGGAGCCGGTCTCCCTCGGCCGCGTGAAGGCGGTGTTTAAGTAGGAATTTTATCGAAAAGAAAAGGCGGCCGTTGGGCCGCCTTTTTATATCGCCCCCGCCAGCTGCAGCCGCCGGCCGAAGTCGGCGCGGATGCGCTCGCGCAGCGGCGCGTGTTCGGCCTTCGCGAGCCGCTCGTCCTCGTCCAGCGTCGCCGCCGCCAGCTCGCGCGCCAGCTCGAATAAACCGCGGTCGTGAATCAGGGCCTGTAAAGCGAAGTCGGGCAGGCCGTGCTGCCTGGTGCCCAACAGCTCGCCCGGGCCCCGGATGGCCAGGTCCGCCTCCGCGATCTCGAAGCCGTCCGCCGTATGCGCCAGCGTCTCGAGCCGCGCCCGCGCCTCCGCCGTAACCTTCCCCGGCTTGACGGCGAAGAAGTACGCCGGGTGCTCGCCCCGGCCCACGCGGCCGCGGAGCTGGTGGAGCTGCGACAGGCCGTAGCGGTCCGCGTGCTCGACCACCATAACCGTCGCGTTCGGCACGTCCAAGCCCACCTCCACCACCGTCGTCGCCACCAATATATCGGCGTCGCCCCGCCGGAACGCCGCCATCGTCGCCTCGCGCTCGTCGGCCGGCAGGCGGCCGTGGACCAGCCCTATCCGGTAATCCAGGAACACCTCCGCCGACAGCTTCTCGGCCATCGCCGTCGCGGCCTTGAGGGCGTTCGTCTCCGACTCTTCAATGACCGGATAGACGACGAAGCCCTGGCGGCCGGCGGCCACTTCCCGGCCCAGCAGCTCGAACGCGTCGTCGCGCCGGTCCTCGGCCAGTACCGTCGTCGTCGTGCCCGGCCTCCCGGCCGGCATCTCGTCGATCACGGTTAGCTCGAGGTCGCCGTAGACGCACAGCGCGAGCGTCCGCGGAATGGGCGTGGCCGTCATCACGAGGACGTTGGGGTTTGCACCCTTGGCGGCGAGGCGCTGGCGCTGGTCGACGCCGAAGCGGTGCTGCTCGTCCACTACGGCGAGGCCGAAGCTCTTGAATTCGACGTCCGGCTCGAGTAGCGCGTGGGTCCCCACGACGAGTTGCAGCGTCCCGTCGGCCAGGCCGCCCAGGATGCGCTCGCGGTCCGCCGCCGGCGTCGTGGCGGCGAGCAGCTCGCACGCGATGCCGGCGGGCGCCAGAAAGGCCGTCGCGGTTAGCCAGTGCTGCCGAGCCAGAATTTCGGTGGGCGCCATGAGCGCGGCCTGGAAGCCCGCCTCCGCCGCCGCCAGCATCGCCTCCAGCGCCACCACCGTCTTGCCCGAGCCGACGTCGCCCTGCAGCAGCCGCCGCATGGGCCAGCCGGCCTCTAGGTCGTCGTCGATGGCGGCGAGCGCCTTGCGCTGCGCGCCGGTGAGCTCGAAGGGGAGCCGCAGGCGGCCGCGGAGCGAGCCGTCGCCCTTCACGCGGACGCCCTGCTGGGCGAGGCCCTGCCGCTTCTTGAGCAGTAGGCCCAGCTCCATCAGGTACAGGTATTCGAAGCTCAGGCGCCGGCGCGCGCGCCGCTGCTCGTCCATGCCGTCGGGGTAGTGGACCTGGCGCAGCGCCTCGCCCAGCGGCGGGAACGAGGTGCGGGCCAGTACCGCCGGTGGCAGCGGCTCGGGAAGGTCGTCGGCCAGGCCGTCCAGCGCCTGGCGCGTGGCCCGCCGGAGGGCGCGCTGCGTCAGCCCCGCCGACAACGGGTAAACCGGGATGATGCCGCCGAAGGATTCGACGTCGGCGCCGCGGCCTATGACGTCGAAATCCGGGTTCACCAGCTCCGGCGCCTGGTAGAATTTCAGCTTGCCGCTCGCGACGACGCGGTCGCCGGCCTGGACCTTGTCCGCCACGTACGGCGCGTTGAACCACTTCAGCAGGATGTCGCCGGTGTCGTCGGACAACAGCGCCGTAACCAGCGTCCGGCCGCGGCGTTTGCGCTCCAGCACAATTTCGCCCACCGTCCCCTCGACGGTGACGTCGTCGTCGACGCGGACGTCGCCCAGCGGCGTGGCGCGCGAGCGGTTGACGTAGTCGCGCGGGAAGAGGTACAGCAGCTCGCGGGCGGTGGTGACGCCCAGGTTGGCCAGCGCCCGCGCCCGCGCGGGCCCCACGCCCTTGAGGTACTGGACGTTGGTGTCGCCGTCGAGGCCTTTCTTGCGGGCGACCGGGGGCTTGGGCGGCCGCTCTACCTCGTCGAGGAGGCGCGACGCGCGCTCGAGGCGCTCCGCCAGGAGGTCGGAGCGTTCGTCGGGGAAGAGCGAGGCGAGCTGTTCGAACAGCCGCCGCACGCGCTCGTCGCGAGCCGCCGCCGTCCGCCCCTCCGCCGCCCACTCCCGCATCCGACGCTCGACGCCGCGCAGCTTCTCCAGGCCGTAATAGTCGAAGGCGACCGCCAGCGCGGTCGGCCGTCGCATCTTCGCGATTATCTGTGCGGCTTTTTCGCTCACCGGAACACGTCGTAGCCGAAGGCGGAGAGCATCTTCGAGAGGCGGTAGAGCGGCAGGCCGACGACGTTGAAGTAGTCGCCGTCCACGCGCTCCACCAGCAACGCGCCCCGCCCCTGCACCGCGTACGCGCCGGCCTTGTCCAACGGCTCGCCGGTGGCGACGTAGTACTTTATCTCCTCGTCCTCCAGCGGCCTCATCGTGACGCCGGTGGCCTCGGCCGCGGTCACCTCGCGGCCGCTCGAGCCGTCGACCAGGGCCAGGCCGGTGTACACGGTGTGGGTTCGGCCGGCGAGTTGGGCCAGCATCGCCCGGGCTCCCTCCTCGTCGGCGGGTTTGCCGAAGACGCGCTCGCCGAGGACGACGACGGTGTCGGCGCCCAGGACCAGCCGGCCCCGGTTGGCCGCCGCCACCGAGCGCGCCTTGGTCAGCGCGTGGCGGACGACGAGGTCGGCGGGCGGCTCGCCCGGCGGGAAGTCCTCGGCCACGTCGCGGGGCGCGACGACGTCGAACGCTATGCCGGCCTCGCGCAGGAGGAAGCGCCGCCGCGGCGACGTGGAGGCCAGCAGGAGAGGAGGGGCGCCGGCGTTTTTCGCTTCGGAAGTCATAACGGTCGTCGGGTATTATAAACAGGCCCGAACGCTTTGGCAAGGTTATAAAAAAGGGGGGACCGCTCGAGCGGGCGGCGCGCGCGTAATCCTGACGTAAGGACTTGACTTAGACACCTTCTTCTATTAAAATGGCGCGTCAACGAACGGCACTAATTTTTCAAAGGTCCAAGGAGGTCGGAGCTAAGAACCTCGGTATTTCCCTGAGCACCCGGCCCGGCTCTTTCCCCAGCCGCGACGGCGGGGCCGCGAAGTTGTGAGGGCTTTGGCGTGGTGCTGGTAAGCGCAAGCGGGCGAAGGTCGAAACGCCCGTCATACGTCCGGGAGCGGGGAGTATCAGGTTGGCGCAAGTGCATGCCCGAAAAAGGCAAGATTAAGTGGTTCAGCGAGGCCAAAGGGTACGGCTTCATCGAGCGCGACGAGGGCGACGACGTCTTCGTGCACTACTCCTCGATCCAGACGGAGGGGTTCAAGACCCTCGCGGAAGGGCAAGAGGTTGAGTTCGAAGTCGTACAGGGCGCGAAGGGACCACAGGCCGAGAACGTTACCTTGGTAGCGTGACGGCCTAAAGCGCGAAGGCCCCGTCCTCTCCGAGTGGGCGGGGCTTTTTTTTATATAAAAACGGCTCGGCGCGGGCGCGCGTCTTGCGGGCGAACCTAAATCGGGCCGCGGCCTCGCCGAGATAAAATGCGTCATTGTTATTGACTTTTGACCGTTTATCTATTATAATGTATGCAT
This region of bacterium genomic DNA includes:
- a CDS encoding 6-bladed beta-propeller, whose amino-acid sequence is MKRLIGIMGALCGVVLLAACEESPTEPPKAESAWVYEGQWGTVGEGNGEFVAPTGVAVAREGNVYVVDDFSNRVQYFTPTGSFLGKWGSRGSGNGQFIGPEAVAIAFNGNVYVAEEGNHRVQYFTSTGSFLGKWGSPGSGPVQFNLPSAVAVAANGNVYVGDAGDNQVLYFTSTGSLLGKWGSEGSGNGQFDVIFGLDVAPNGNVYVPDYNNSRVQYFTATGSFLGKWGSPGTGDGQFGKPIDVVGGLGPNSIVYVADDDENRVQYFTSTGSFLGKWGSWGSGNGEFQYPESVDMSNDCKRFYVVDAGNDRIQYFKRRD
- a CDS encoding 6-bladed beta-propeller; this translates as MKRGLIIVAVVLAAAGAYADWVYEGRWGSGGSGNGEFKAPYGISAAPRGRVYVADTGNNRVQYFTPTGSFVGKWGAEGSGGLDRPSGIGVSRNGYVYVADTYHDRVGCFTAAGSLLGMWGSRGYGDGEFRRPWGVLAVGDDVYVVDNLNHRVQYFTALGSFRGKWGSMGSGDGEFTNPHNVAVTANGNIYVVDTVNNRVQYFTANGSFLGKWGGGGSRDGEFYFPGGVGIDSRGYVYVADTYNHRVQYFTPTGSFLGKWGTRGTGNGQFMYPWDIAVAPGGDRIYVVSMFLCRVQYFKWVNVDLEPVSLGRVKAVFK
- the recG gene encoding ATP-dependent DNA helicase RecG — protein: MSEKAAQIIAKMRRPTALAVAFDYYGLEKLRGVERRMREWAAEGRTAAARDERVRRLFEQLASLFPDERSDLLAERLERASRLLDEVERPPKPPVARKKGLDGDTNVQYLKGVGPARARALANLGVTTARELLYLFPRDYVNRSRATPLGDVRVDDDVTVEGTVGEIVLERKRRGRTLVTALLSDDTGDILLKWFNAPYVADKVQAGDRVVASGKLKFYQAPELVNPDFDVIGRGADVESFGGIIPVYPLSAGLTQRALRRATRQALDGLADDLPEPLPPAVLARTSFPPLGEALRQVHYPDGMDEQRRARRRLSFEYLYLMELGLLLKKRQGLAQQGVRVKGDGSLRGRLRLPFELTGAQRKALAAIDDDLEAGWPMRRLLQGDVGSGKTVVALEAMLAAAEAGFQAALMAPTEILARQHWLTATAFLAPAGIACELLAATTPAADRERILGGLADGTLQLVVGTHALLEPDVEFKSFGLAVVDEQHRFGVDQRQRLAAKGANPNVLVMTATPIPRTLALCVYGDLELTVIDEMPAGRPGTTTTVLAEDRRDDAFELLGREVAAGRQGFVVYPVIEESETNALKAATAMAEKLSAEVFLDYRIGLVHGRLPADEREATMAAFRRGDADILVATTVVEVGLDVPNATVMVVEHADRYGLSQLHQLRGRVGRGEHPAYFFAVKPGKVTAEARARLETLAHTADGFEIAEADLAIRGPGELLGTRQHGLPDFALQALIHDRGLFELARELAAATLDEDERLAKAEHAPLRERIRADFGRRLQLAGAI
- a CDS encoding Maf family protein, with translation MTSEAKNAGAPPLLLASTSPRRRFLLREAGIAFDVVAPRDVAEDFPPGEPPADLVVRHALTKARSVAAANRGRLVLGADTVVVLGERVFGKPADEEGARAMLAQLAGRTHTVYTGLALVDGSSGREVTAAEATGVTMRPLEDEEIKYYVATGEPLDKAGAYAVQGRGALLVERVDGDYFNVVGLPLYRLSKMLSAFGYDVFR
- a CDS encoding cold shock domain-containing protein, with the translated sequence MPEKGKIKWFSEAKGYGFIERDEGDDVFVHYSSIQTEGFKTLAEGQEVEFEVVQGAKGPQAENVTLVA